In the Oncorhynchus keta strain PuntledgeMale-10-30-2019 chromosome 32, Oket_V2, whole genome shotgun sequence genome, aaggcgcaacagctccTCATCAACCTCAGGAGGTTGAGGAAATTTTgcttggcccctaaaaccctcaaacgtttacagatgcacaatggagagcatcctgtcgggctatatcaccgcctggtacggcaactgcaccgacCGCAActacaggtctctccagagggtgctgtgtgtggtctgcccaacgcatcaccgggggcaaactacctgcccaccaggacatctacagcacccgatgtcacaggaaggccagaaagatcatcaaggacaacaaccacccgagccactgcctgttcaccccgctatcatccagaaggcgacgtcagtacaggtgcatcaaagctggaaccgagagactgaaaacatccatctcaaggccatcagcctGTTAAATAGCCATTACTAGCCATCTTCCACCCGGTTACGCAACCCTGctccttagaggctgctgccctatatagacttggaatcactggccactttaataatgtttacatactgctttaatCATCTCATATGAGCCActgacattgctcaatctaatattttatatatttcttaattccattattttttagatttgtgtatattGACGTGAATTGttatactactgcactgttggagctaggaacacaagcatttcgctacacccgcaataacatctgctaaatatgtgtatgtgaccaataatatgatttgacacaggtgcaccttgtgctggggacaataaaaggccactctaaaatgtgcagatttgctacaatacaatgccacagatgtctcaggttgagggagcttgcaattggcatgctgactgcaggaatatccagagctgttgccagagaatttaatgttaacttctctaccataagccaccttcaatgtcgttttacagaatttggcagcagatccaaccggcctcacaaccgcagaccacgtgtaccgTGCGGgagagcagtttgctgatgtcaacattgtgaacagtgtGCCCcaaggtggcggtggggttatggtcaggcataaactacagacaacgaacacaattgatTTAATCgatggcaatttcaatgcacagtGACACCATGACGAGAGGCCAATTGTCGTGACATTCATCCGCCGCCAAcaccatgtttcagcatgacaatgcacggCACCATGTCGTAAGGCTCCGTACACacttcctggaagctgaaaatgtctgttcttccatggcctgcatactcaccagacatgtcacccatttaacatgtttgggatgctctggatctacgtgtacgacagcgtgctCCAGGTCATATTTAGCACAGCTATtttaagaggagtgggacaacattccacaggccacaattaacagcctaatcaactctattcgaaggagatgtgttgtgttacGAGGCCACACGGGATGcagactggtattctgatccacgtccctgtgaccaacagatgcatatctgtattcagtCGTGAAATCTGTAGAGTAGGGCCTAATttatgtatttcaattgactgatatcatttatatgaactgtaactcagtgaaaacgttaattgtttcatgttgcgtttatatttttgttcagtaaattGCTTCTGTTTGTTCGCAAACAATTAGGTTAGCAGCTCATTGACACTGGATAGCCTACCTTAGTGTGTTACCTCTGGAAGTTCAGGAAATGCTTATGAAGACATCACAAGGGCAGCAAGCTGTCTTTGTAGCAATAAATATTACATGTGTAAATATTACACGTACTAGGGCCTTCCGGGTGGAGCAGTGGTTAagggctgtgccaccagagactctgggttcgcacccaggctctgtcgtaatcGGCCGCAATCGGGAGGTCCGTggagcgacgcacaattggcctagcgttttccgggttagggagggtttggccggtagggatatccttgtctcatcgcgcaccagcgactcctgtggcgggccgggctcagtgcacgctaaccaaggttgccaggtgcaccgtgtttcctctgacacattggtgcggctggcttccaggttggatgagcgctgtgttaagaagcagtgcggctgggtTTGGTTTGTGTATCGGAGGACTTaagactttcgaccttcgtctctctcgagcccgtacgggagttgtagcgatgagacaagatagtagctactaacaattggataccacgaaattggggagaaagggggggggTAAAACGAATATTACACGTACGTTGGCATTCATGCACCTCTAGCTACCCAACAACTGTGGTAGTGAACAAACTGCTGCTGTATCTATTAAGTCTAACAATGCTCTTTCGTTTTTCCTTAGTGAGGGGCCATCTGTGGACAAACAGTCCTTGGACTATGTAGTGGGATCAGTATCAGGCAGCTTGTTTCCAAAGGagtcccaatggtggaacacactccctcacgacgccaggacagcggagtcaatcaccaccttccggagacacctgaaaccccacctctttaaggaatacctaggataggataagtaatccttctcaccccccttaaaagatttagatgcactattgtaaagtggatgttccactggatgtcataaggtgaatgcaccaatttgtaagtcgctctggataagagcgtctgctaaatgacttaaatgttaaatgttaaatgagtCTACATCCAGCTCCGGATCGTTATCTGCATTGTTCCAAGCTGCGCCAGTAGTTGACACTCTGTTCTTTGTTCCTGCTCCTAAGGTAAGCCCATAAGTCCAAGGCAAGGATGCACAGCTCGGGTCTTTTAACGCTGCAGCCCAGCTGACTTTTTGTTTTCCAGGAAACCAAGGCCATATTCAGTAGAGAAAAGGTTCTGAAATAATGTGAAACGGAGTTCCTACCTACCCCACTAAGAAACACACATTTTAGCTTTCCTTTCCAAAATGATGGGGAGGTATTACCTGGAAAAACCAACAGGACTAGAGAGCTTGAGGGCCTGAGTCGTTGTACCCTTGCTAGAATCTTCTGTATTTGCCAACTGAGTGAaattctgtttaaaaaaaaatgtattccatTCATAGCCTGAACCGAGGAGCGTGGAGTTGAAGGAAGGCGCGGTCACAAAAGTGCAGAACCACCAGAAACAAACAAAGAAAGCCACAAAGGACAAATCAGCTGCAGACCTAAGTCTAGAAAACAGGTGAGCGATTAAAAATGAAACTAAATGTGATATGCAAAATAATATGCTGCAAGAGATGTAAGATTGATAGATAAATGTTCTCCCTCTTGCTTTCAGAGAAAGTGCATGACAAAATGCTGACGAAGATGAACAGGTCCAAAAGATGCCCAAGAAGACTAAAAGGAAAGCTATTGAGATGGGAGAAGGGGGTgcgaaagaggaggaggagaggcagacaaaaaaacagaGGACTGGAGCCCAAATTGCAGAGGAGAGGGTAAAGCAGAAACGAACAGTGTTTGTCGGCAACCTTCCTGCCAGCTGCACAAAGAAGGTAACAGCAGCCCCAGTCCTAGTTGAGTTATAAGCAGTGAACATAATCTCATTTAGGTATGTTgaaagcagacctgggttcaaatagcatTTGAAAGCAAATAAATGGTGATCGAAGTGAAAATACAAATATGCcttatgttgtttctgtgtttggtTTTTCAGACACTACAGCTCGTCTTCAAGGATCAGGGAGCCATTGAAAGCATTCGATTTCGATCAGTGGTAAGTACTCCATTCACTGTATTAGATTATTCTCATACCCATCATCAGACAATGTGAGTGCTTATTTGTGAGTTAGATGATGTAAGTAAGACTTTCAGGTCAAccttcacaaggccacagggccagacggattaccaggatgtgtactccgagcatgcgctgaccaactggcttCACTAacgttttcaacctctccctgtcgaagtctgtaataccaacatgtttcaagcagaccaccatagtccctgtgctcaagaacatgaaggtaatctgcctaaatgactaccgacccgtagcactcacatccgtagccatgaaatgctttgaaaggctggtcatagctcacatcaacaccattatcccagaaaccctagacccactccaatttgcataccacaccaacagattcacagatgatgcaatctcaattgcacgccacactgccctctcacacctggacaaaattaACATCTGTGAGAATGCTGCTCATGGACTACatctcagctttcaacaccatagtgcccacaaagctcatcactaagctaaggaccctgggactgaacacctccctctgcaactggatcctggacttcctgacgggccacccctaggtggtaagggtaggtaacaacacatccgcaatgctgatcctcaacacgtgggCCCCTCAGGGTTCCGTGTTtaggcccctcctgtactccctgttcactcatgactgcacggccaggcacgactcccaacaccattaagtttgaGGATGACAAAAGTGACAacagcctgatcaccaacaagaatgagacagcctataggtaagaggtcagagacctgaccgtgtggtgcaagcacaacctctccctcaatgtgatcaagacaaatgagctgattgtggactacagaaaaaggaggaccgagcattctcatcaacagggctgtagtggagcaggttgagaacgtcaagttccttggtgtccacatcaccaacaaacatggtccaagcacaccaagacagtcgtgaagagggcacgacaaaacctattccccctcaggagactgaaaagatttggcacgaGTTCTCAGaacctcaaaaggttttacagctgcactatcgagagcatcctggtgggttgcatcactgcctggtatggcaagtgcttggcctctgaccgcaaggcactacggAGGGTAgcgtgtacggcccagtacatctccggagccaagcttcctgccatccaggacctctataccaggcggtgtcagaggaaggcgcTAAAAATTGtccgactccagccaccctagtcatagagtctctctgctactgcacggcaccggagtgccaagtctaggtccaagagacgccaaaatagcttctacccccaagccataagactcctgaacagctaatcaaatggccacccggactaatTACATTTCCCCCCTGTGGAACggtgctgctactctgttatctgtgcaaagtcactttaataactctacctacatgtacatattacctcgacaacAGTGCCCCCGCACCTTGacattgtaccggtaccccctgtatatagccccgctattgtgaTTTACAGCTGCTCTTTAATTTTGATATTTTTATCTCTTAcctttttttaggtattttcttaactgcattgtttaagggcttgtaagtaagcattccgCTGTatgctctacacctgttgtatgtgACAAATCTAATTTGATTTCCACTAGGGTAGAACTTCCTGAATGCTTCATAGTAATGGATGAAAGTTGAATAATACAACGCTTTCTGAAGACTCAACCCTGATCGGTGAAGCTAAAACGTGTCATTTTCCTTGCAGGTAAGAGAAGATCCATCGATGTCACGCAAAGTAGCAGCTATTCAGTAAGTTTCCCTGTCTTTTTACCATGAGAAATGCTAACACCGATTGAATGGGAGTATCCGTGGTAACATGACGCATGCATTTGAGtactttttgttgttgctttccTTCTCTAAGACGCAAGGTTCACCCCAAGAAGCAGAGCATCAATGCCTACGTGGTTTTCGAAGCTGAGGAAGGAGCCGAGAAGGCATTGGAAAGGTACAGCAACTGGCAAGCATTCAACTTGAATTGTAATCATGCCTGTTTTACGTTATCATAATCTCGTAAACCCAGAACTAAAAGTCTTCCTAATTTTGCGTCAGATGCTCTATTACATTTCCCTACAAAAATTCGAAGATGTGAGCACCTGCGAAATCATGATTTGTCCAAATGATCAGTGTCAAAATCTGCGTACCAGAACAAAGTTCCTCATTAGTCGTCAAATCCCAGTCAGTTGACAGATGCTACGTTACCATGTGTTACTTGCGTCTGTCCGAGAGATTAACATATCAAGTGTCATCTTTAGGCCCTTGTGGGTTAATATGTATTACTTTAATTCTTGCAGGAACGGCATGGAGATTGAGAAAAACTTTCACATCCGGGTCGACAGGGTCTCCAAAAGTTCATTGGTAAGTGTCCCATGACACTTGATATTTTTAAAAAGCACAGCACCTGCCTAGCATTAAGATCGGTATACTTGGTGGCAATAGAATGCACTTGCTGGCAGTTTGATCCAGTTAAGGTGATAAATTGACATTTGCTTAATCCTTTGATTTTTGTATAAACTTGTTTGAGCAGGGATGCTGCTACATTGAATAAAATCGTTTTGTCTTTCAGCACGATCACAAGAGGTCAATATTCATTGGCAATCTACCATTCGGTGAGTAACTATAAGAGGGTTTACTTTCCTGTGAACGTCTCAGTCAAAAGGAAAACAATAAAATGCACGTTATTTGGCTCATACTGTATGAACTTGCAGATATAAACGAATTGCCATTGCGACAGCACTTTGTGGAGTGTGGCAAGGTGGAGGGGGTGCGGCTGGTGCGGGACAAGAACTCTGGAATGGGCAAGGGCTTCGACTACATCTTATTCCAGGTGAGAAAAAGAATGCACATTTCATACGCACCCAACCTGCTCAGAGATGTGTGTGAAGCAGTTATGTATGCATTTCAGCAGTCTTCCCACTACTGAGCTGGCCAAGTCCCATACGGCAGCAGCACACAGTTTATTTTCTAACTACACCCCCTCCATCCGTACCTGCATCATCTCTTAACAGCTAACGCTTTTGTTGTAGAGCATCGATGCCGTCCAGCTGGCCTTGAAACTATAGACGGCTCAAAACTCCTCGGGAGGTCGGTCCGGGTGAAGAGGTCAGtgaagaaggagaaagagaagaagaaagtgGTGCACAGAGGTcccagagggaaagaaagagagattaaGGGTGCAGGGAAGGAGCCTACCAAAGGGGGATTTAAGGAGAGACCGGGCCAGGGCGGTCCCCAAAACAAGTCTTCCGGGAGGCGGCAGGGAAAGGGGCCTCAAATCAAATCGATGGGGAAGCCAGTCAAGAAACGTCGAGGTGAGGCAACGAAAGCCCCCCCACAGGCCCCTCTTCCTTCAAAGGTGAGATGGCCGACCCAAACAGAAAAAGAGCAAAGGCGAAAGCACTGAAGAAGAAACTCAAACCGAGGAAAAGGAATCAGGTCGTACACATTTGATGGTCTGTGCTTTGTGCCTTTGGATGTAAATTAATTTGATATTGTTAAAGCAGATATAATGTGTTGTACAATTAACATGTCAGTGGAGCTATATCATGAGATGGTGTGTAAGCGTTCCTGACCTAACATCCATGCCTACCCACATTTCCAGTTGAAACGGTTGTTTTATTTAGGTTGGGGCTATCGCACCCAATGTATGTAAATAttaacatgtacagttgaagtcgttgAAGTTTACATcaacttagtttggagtcattaactaatttttcaaccactccactcatttcttgttaacaaactatagttttggcaagtgggTTAGGACATCACTTatacacaagtaatttttccagcaattttttagagattatttcactgtatcacaattccagtgggcctgaagtttacatacactaaagttgactgtacctttaaacagcttggaaaattccagaaaagtgtgtggctttagaagcttctgatcatcatttgagtcaattggaagtgtacctgtggatgtatttcaagccctaccttcaaactctgtgcctctttccttgacatcatgggaaaatcaaaagaaaatcagccaagacctcaaaaaaaattgtagacctccacaagtctggttcatccttgggagcaatttccaaacacctgaaggtaccacgttcatctgtacaaacaatagtaagcaagtatagacaccatgggaccacgcagccgtcataccactcaggaaggagacgcgttcggtctcctagagatgaacgtactttggtgcaaaaagtgcaaatcaatcccagaacaacaaaggaccttgaagatgctggaggaagcaggtacagtaaatgtcctatatcaacataacctgaaaggcccctcagcaaggaagaaggcacttctccaaaaccgccataaaaaaagccagactattttttttaaatttttttattttacctttatttaaccaggcaagtcagttaagaacatattcttattttcaatgacggcctgggaacagtgggttaactgcctgttcaggggcagaacgacagatttgtaccttgtcagctcgggggtttgaactcgcaagtATGCTGGAGTATGCTGGatctgtccaacgctctaaccactaggctacgctgccgccccaactgtccccaactgcacatggggacaaagattgtactttttggagaaatgtcctctggtgtaatacaactgtttggccataatgaccatcgttatgtttggaggaaaaagtgggaggcttgcaagccaaagaacctcatcccaaccgtgaagcacaggggtggcagcatcatgttgtgagggtgctttgctgcaggagggactggtgcacttcacaaaatagatggcatcatgaggaaggaaaaatatgtggataatttgaagcaacatcaagacatcagttaaatattggtcgcaaatgggtcttccatatggacaatgaccctaagcatacttccaaagttgtggcaaaatggcttaaggacaacaaagtcaaggtattggagtggccatcacaaagctctgacctcaatcctataaaagatttgtgggctgaactgaaaaggcatgtgcgagcaaggaggcctacaaacctgactccgttacaccagc is a window encoding:
- the LOC118365026 gene encoding LOW QUALITY PROTEIN: RNA-binding protein 34-like (The sequence of the model RefSeq protein was modified relative to this genomic sequence to represent the inferred CDS: deleted 2 bases in 1 codon; substituted 1 base at 1 genomic stop codon) codes for the protein MLNESTSSSGSLSALFQAAPVVDTLFFVPAPKPEPRSVELKEGAVTKVQNHQKQTKKATKDKSAADLSLENRESAXQNADEDEQVQKMPKKTKRKAIEMGEGGAKEEEERQTKKQRTGAQIAEERVKQKRTVFVGNLPASCTKKTLQLVFKDQGAIESIRFRSVVREDPSMSRKVAAIQRKVHPKKQSINAYVVFEAEEGAEKALERNGMEIEKNFHIRVDRVSKSSLHDHKRSIFIGNLPFDINELPLRQHFVECGKVEGVRLVRDKNSGMGKGFDYILFQSIDAVQLALKLDGSKLLGRSVRVKRSVKKEKEKKKVVHRGPRGKEREIKGAGKEPTKGGFKERPGQGGPQNKSSGRRQGKGPQIKSMGKPVKKRRGEATKAPPQAPLPSKVRWPTQTEKEQRRKH